Below is a window of Candidatus Zixiibacteriota bacterium DNA.
TGTCATCCGCCATACTTATATAATCCGCTTAATCTGTCCTAATCAGCTGTGAATTTTTTTTAGACTTTAGACTATAGACTTTGGACTTTAGCCTTATTTTAAGCAGACCCTGGGCAACCTTTTTCCCATCCTGGAGACTATCTCATAACTGAAGCTTTTTGCCCATCCGGCTATCTGGTGAACCTCGATTTTCTCTTTTCCCTGTTTGCCCAGGAGAATTACCTCTTCACCTGTTTCAACTTCCGGCAGATCTGTTAAATCGACCATAAAAGCATCCATACACACCCTGCCTATTATAGGCACTCTTTTACCTTTGACCAAAACCTCTCCCTTATTGGAAAGTTGCCAGGGATAACCATCTGCATACCCTAAGGGGACGGTCCCAACTCTTGTCCTCCTTTTGGTGATAAAGGTTCTGCCATAACCGACTGATTCTCCCTTTTCCACCTCTTTTATTTGAACGATCCTGCTCTTTAAACTCATCACCGGATTGACTTCCACTCTTTTAGCCAGCTTTGGTGAGGGGTAAATACCGTACATCAATATACCTACTCTAACCTGGTCAAAATAACTCTGGGGCAATTTTAAAAAAGCACCAGAATTGGCAATCGATCTAACCAGACGATAGCCATTTAGTTCTTCTAACTGTTTAACTGTTTTTTTGAAGAGGTAAAGTTGTTCTTCTGCAAAATCTTTATCCGTATCCTCGGTAGTGGAAAATTGAGATAGAACTCCTTTAAGTCTGATGTTTTTAAGCTGTTGAAGCCCCCTGACAAAATCCAGGGAAGAAGAAGGTTCTATTCCGTACCTCCGCATCCCCGTGTCTATTTTGAGGTA
It encodes the following:
- the alr gene encoding alanine racemase, with the protein product MIKENKNRYLRPAYLEIDLKALAANVRNIKRRSGKKVELLAVVKADGYGHGSYEVSKVALKNGAGSLGVAFLEEGIELRENGIKASILILSPECYDRERKIIEYGLQAVVTDLGFVNHLDKEARRQNKVAEVYLKIDTGMRRYGIEPSSSLDFVRGLQQLKNIRLKGVLSQFSTTEDTDKDFAEEQLYLFKKTVKQLEELNGYRLVRSIANSGAFLKLPQSYFDQVRVGILMYGIYPSPKLAKRVEVNPVMSLKSRIVQIKEVEKGESVGYGRTFITKRRTRVGTVPLGYADGYPWQLSNKGEVLVKGKRVPIIGRVCMDAFMVDLTDLPEVETGEEVILLGKQGKEKIEVHQIAGWAKSFSYEIVSRMGKRLPRVCLK